In Macadamia integrifolia cultivar HAES 741 chromosome 1, SCU_Mint_v3, whole genome shotgun sequence, a single window of DNA contains:
- the LOC122082140 gene encoding ALA-interacting subunit 1-like: protein MTSKGATSSGGGDDGATKRNSKKPQYSRFTQQELPACKPILTPGWVITTFIFIGIIFIPIGLVSLFASERVVEIVDRYDEDCIPAKYSEDMVAFIQSSKTNKTCSRTLTVPKLMKSPVYVYYQLDNFYQNHRRYVKSRSDKQLRSKAYASETSTCAPEATTGNGSAIVPCGLIAWSLFNDTYGFSVNKKALEVSKKNIAWKSDKESKFGSDVFPKNFQSGGLIGGGKLDSSKPLSEQEDLMVWMRTAALPTFRKLYGKIEVDLEADEKITVVIQNNYNTYGFGGKKKLVISTTSWIGGKNDFLGIAYLMVGGMCLFLAISFILMYVIRPRPLGDPSFLSWNRNPAGHFN, encoded by the exons ATGACTTCCAAAGGAGCTACGAGCTCCGGAGGAGGAGATGATGGTGCTACGAAGAGGAATTCCAAGAAACCTCAAT ATTCTAGGTTTACACAGCAAGAACTTCCTGCTTGCAAGCCTATTTTAACACCGGGATGG GTCATAACGACATTCATATTTATCGGGATTATCTTTATCCCAATTGGGCTTGTGTCTTTATTTGCATCAGAGCGT GTTGTGGAAATTGTGGATCGGTATGATGAAGACTGCATACCAGCGAAGTATAGTGAGGATATGGTTGCATTTATACAAAGCAGTAAAACTAACAAGACCTGTTCAAGGACTTTGACT GTTCCAAAGCTCATGAAAAGTCCTGTATATGTTTATTACCAGCTCGATAACTTCTACCAGAATCATCGCAG ATATGTTAAAAGCAGAAGTGACAAACAACTGAGGAGTAAAGCATATGCGAGTGAAACAAGTACTTGTGCTCCTGAAGCCACCACAGGAAATGGGTCTGCAATTGTTCCTTGCGGGCTTATTGCATGGAGCTTGTTCAATGACACATATGGGTTTTCTGTAAATAAAAAGGCCTTAGAAGTCAGCAAGAAAAATATTGCCTGGAAAAGTGATAAGGAAAGTAAGTTTGGGTCTGATGTCTTCCCTAAAAACTTTCAGAGTGGAGGCTTGATTGGGGGTGGTAAACTTGATTCAAGCAAACCT TTGAGTGAGCAAGAGGATCTTATGGTTTGGATGCGAACAGCGGCACTGCCAACTTTCAGAAAGCTCTATGGGAAGATAGAGGTTGACCTTGAAGCCGATGAAAAGATAACGGTGGTAATACAGAATAACTATAACACCTACGGTTTTGGGGGCAAAAAGAAACTAGTTATTTCAACTACCAGTTGGATAGGAGGGAAAAATGATTTCCTGGGCATAGCATATCTTATGGTCGGTGGAATGTGCTTGTTCTTGGCAATAAGCTTCATACTTATGTATGTGATTAGGCCAAG